The following DNA comes from Vigna radiata var. radiata cultivar VC1973A chromosome 4, Vradiata_ver6, whole genome shotgun sequence.
GCACTGACCATTGTCAACTCTGACTAGTGACTACACCTTCGTATTATCCATTTCATCTTCTTGACAACTTCATTCTGTACTTTAGGTGGAATGAGTAATCATGACGTCACACTTTTATACTATGATTTGCTCTTCTTTTAAGCGCAAATGTACAGGTCTTTGATCATTGCTTCCAAAATCCATGTCTTTAAGCAAAGGGTGCTTCTCCGGTACGACATTGTGCGGTTTTAATGGCATTGAATTGCTATTAGCTGTGTTGTGGCTGCTATTTCTAGCAGCAGGCACATCATGATTATGCTTACCCTCATACGTGGTTATGACAGCTTTGGGGTCGGTTGAAGCTCTCTCAACATGCTTACGCACGTTGCATCCTGCACTTGTGCATTTGTAATAACTCCTGTCCATACGAATTCAGTACCAAACAAGTTACAAGTATTACAAAACATAATACATTCAAGGCTTACAAACAACACTGGTTATCGAATTGTATTCAGATTGAAAGAATGAGTGACTGTCTCCTCATATACATTAACAAAGGAAACAGATATGCATCAAAAGATGAGAACACACTACCTTCaaggaaacaaaagaaagaaacattttctATCGAACATCATACATTTCAGTGAGGGTTGAGGGCACGGGAACAAAACTTGAATCTTGATGTTACGATTATCtcatggtaaaaaaaaaattgctataATGAATACAGAAATTCAGAGACTAATCACACAGTTGAAGTGGTGCTGATAATCAGATCGCTGACTAATGCTACGAGAAACAACAGCAAAAGTTTCAATAACATCAATGTAGGTGGGGAAACACAACAGATTCTCCCAGTAAGAATATAAATACAACagtacagaaaaaaaaaaaagtgaaaacacTTTAGAATCAAAGGAGCACACACAATGTGAGAACAAggagataatttaaatttttttattaaattataagatGAAACAACAAAGttctctaattttaaatttaaaaaattggatAGAAACTGAATTAACAACTAAAATACGTTAAAAAGCTTCGTGGAAAGCAAGCAAATGGTTTAGTTTTAGTTACCGTATTCTTTTCAACGACTTTGCATATTGCATTCCAAATTTCCCATCAAATGTACCACTAAGATTCATTTAAAGAaagacttgaaaataatatgaaaagtgACAAACATAACAATGTACTTATTCCTGGTGGCTATTAACGTATTTGTCAAGATAAAATGTCAAGTTTCTCCCAATTTTCCAGTAAAAATTTGTCAAGCGCAACATTTGGGGTAATAGTCCCCAATCACATTGCTAATAGAAGCTGACAGATAAAATTCTATAATCGAATCTGGAAGCAGAAGCAGACATTCCGACACAGAAAATCATTTGTACAGAGAAATGAAAAGCCAGAAATCAAGGATAGGCGACAGCAAATTTCTAAGCGAATACTTATAGTACACAATATGAAGAAAACTAAAAGCACGTGAGGTTAATTTAGCAGTAAGACGGAAAGATAATACTTTCTCCTTCTCAAAACATTAGTAGTCTTACAGAAGAAATTTCGTTTCATTTTATCTGTTACTTTAGGAAACTACGAAGATGTCTATTAATTTCTCTAACTTCATTCTTATTGCTTGACATCTCCCACTGAATGAAATGATAGCAAAACATCAAGAAGTACAAGAGAAATATTGTCAAATTATCAAATACACTTTATTTAAGATGTTCATAATCcaaaacaaaatgatatttttgaaagaGGTAGTATCAATCAACACAGATTTGTCTGTGAGTATATTTTACATTGACCTCCTTGAGGTATAAGAAGCACATGCAAACTCCCTATTAAGTTTCAGAAATTACACTGATAATAAAGTTGTTACATTAGACGAATAACCCTGGCATAATATTTAGAAGTTTGCAAAGACATACATAATGTGTTATATTTGTTCAGGAACTTCGTACCcatttaaaaacaactaaagtGAATGCATAATATACAAATAGAGAGAGTCATTTCACAGTACAAATTACCACACATTATACACACTTAGCACAGACTGGATTTCGTGTAAGCAAAAAGCAAACCTAAACTTCTTATAACCTGGTAGCACGGATTCACCTTATACCATAAAAATTTGCTGCTTGCTAATTAATTTGACTTCGATATTTTTATAGTGGAATTTAAAAGAAGATACAGAAAACCTAATAGAGGATTCTTCTATCTATGATTAATATCATATCTATTAAGGTAATCAAACTTTATACAATTAGTTACATGATTCCAATGCGATATACTGTTAAGAATTAAACAGACTCTGAATTTTTGAGAAATATGGACATACAAGTCTTTTAGAAGATATATTGTAGCAAAGAGTTAAAGAATCACCTCGGATGAGGATTTCCCTTCACCACTTTCTGACCATATTTTCTCCACCTGTAACCATCATCCAAAAGATCAACTTCGCTTCTTGTTTGCACAATAATTTTGGGTTCTGTGACAGTCTTCTGAGAAAGAGGTACTTCAGAAACCGCAAGATCAGTATTCCTGAAAAGCAGAAATTTAGCCTATATTGAGAAGAATTATAGAGGTGCATAGCACTATGATAAAGGATCAACGTGATTAAACTTGCCTTCTCTTAGGGTTTGGTTCAATGTCATCTGCCTCTTCCCTATTATCTACATCACCCACTTCCTCGCGCCCACTTGACCCAGGTAGTAGTTGCCTAGGTGCCCCTTGGTTGGAGATCTGGTCACTTTCAGGAACTGAACAATCAGGAATGTTTTCACTAAACTTGTTTACTTGTTGTCCAACCCAACCTTGTGAATTTGACTCAGACTTAGGCTGAACAATTGCACTTCCATTTGAATCACTATTATCCTTGACACGTCTATTTGCCTGAGGCTTTTCATGGTTATGCTGAcctttatatataatttcagtTATGTGTCCATCAGGGGCACGCTCAACTTTTTTCTTCACTAGGCAATTCAGATGTGTACATTTGTAGTAGCTCCTTGGATACTCGCTGCCTTTAACCTGCTTCTGCCCATACTTGCGCCAGTTATAGCCATCATCTGCAGGCTTGTCAATGGCCTGGGAAGCCAGCTGATATTTCTTATCAGCCTGTGAGATATCCGACGTTTCCAGTTGAGCATTTTTAGCTTCTGATACAGACGGAACTATCTGCTGCTCTGAAGCTTCATTTAGAGCAAAAGATGGCTGTTGTACAGGTGGTTCAGTGGGGGCAGTTACTGGATGCATCTGGTAATCAGCTTGCATGTGCATATGAGACTGCGCTAGGACAGCTTGAGCTGTAACCTGTGCTAAAGCCTGTTGGTGAGACATCCCAAAGGGGCTCTGTATACATCAAATTGAAGAGATGGTGAGAACCTCCGACAAGTATATCCACCATCCCATGGtaaaaatatcacattaaataataataataataatgatgatgaataAATACCCCAACAGCAGGACCAGCAAAATGTGTAATAGAATGCATACATAACCATGCACAGTATTCCAGAAATAAAAGAGACACAAATTTTTAAGGACAAAACGAATCTTCAACAACATTTATGACATTTTTACCATGTAGTAATGAACAAGTAGAATGCAAAGCTAAAACAGCCGTTAACAGAAGACAAATATATCCAATCATTGAGTTTCCTAGTCAACATAGACATGGACAACGAAAATGTCTCGATTATTTTCACTGTCGAGTGACTCACGGAGATCGCATTTTTCAGCCACGAATTTTGTCTTCATTTTCGGTTATTGCCaaaaaaacatatcaaaattaTCACTGACGAATCAGGGTAATGCAACCAAACACCATTTTACTTGGACACAATACCTCTAAAACTTTTGACATTTTGAAAAAGTGTGATCTAAATCCCACTGGCTTCACTAGAGCAACCCATTCAACAACACCAACTTCGTAATCGTATTACTCCAAAACAATACTTTTCACGCAGTTGAATGCGCTAAAAAAATCCACCCCTTGTCTGAAAATCCACCATACAACTCCACAACCCAGAAATCCTTCGACACTAGTGAAGTAGTCCACTGAAAACATAACACACGGCACAATACAATTGTAATAAAATCCAGATCAAATCTGAACTGTGGAGAGTACTATATACTACAATCACAGTCCACAAGTACCTCCCTACAAAGACACTGATAATCCCAAAAACACCAAACTCCAATCCCCCATACCCATCAACCGATCCCAcacccttctttcaaaaaaatcacaTCTTCACAAAAACACCACAACCCTTCTGAAATTCATCCTCACAACACACCTTCAGGAAGCGTTATCACGAATGAAATTAATCACCTGAGGGGAAAAGAAGCCAGGGGAGTTAAGAAACCCAGAAGGGCTCAACCCGGGTGGAACAGTGAAGACAGGGGAACGAGCAATGACCAAATTCATGGGTCTGCTCTGCTTGAAGCCCTTGTGGGGCCCATCATCGTCCTTGCCGGAGTTGTCGGCCACGGTGGCAGAGAAGGCCATCGGGGAGGCCATGGCGCCAGCAAGAAGCTGGGAGAAGGAGCGGCAGTCGGCGGCGGCATCAGAACCGAAGAAGCTGGAGACGAGGGTCATGGGACCGGGGCTAGCACCGCCAGCGGCGGAGAAAAAGGCCTCCGCGGAGGGACGAGGAGGAAGTGTGATGGTGGGGCGCGGATGCGGCGCCGTGCCGGAGTCGGCGTTGGGAGTGGACATGGGTGGTGGGTGAGAAAATTatggaagagaaaataaaatggatAGATAGCGCGAGAAAGGCACGAAACTATGGGTTTCCtttattttcgttttgttttgtgttgttatCTTCAACACTCTCAGCGCAAAGTCCAATTGGTGTCGTGCAAaactcaataataataataatattattattattattggatgaaaattatgtattttattaaataaaataacttattaaaaaaacaaaactatttaattagatattagttattaaaaaatacatttattttttattaaaaggtaaaataataaaaaatatactaaatatagttaatatatatgttttgttatcatataataatatctataatatgatataaattactGGTCTTTGTGTTTTActctctcttctttttgtttgttttactaAGTTCTCATTTCttctttatgttttgtttgtttttcatttcttattacTGGTATCggatttataaaattaatagtttgaTTAATATTGTcagtaatattaaatttattaataatctatataatttataattttctttttcaattcattaaCCTGTATAGgcagttttctttttcttaaaaggaATGTGGATTTTgtcttattaattatatttttattttttttctatttactaTACAAATTATgaaggttttaaaatattttggtaaatataattaatataagagacagtttgaataattattttccattcaattaattaatactttttctatttctttctaaTTATAAGAGAAATTCAGTTTACTCtgttgattaaaatttattgtttgttgacTACAAAAAAGAACAGTCAAAAACTATTAATATGAAAGACagatcaaaataaattatataaaaagattaataGTTTTAGCAAATATTTACTATAAAATAGATACTCTAAATATAGGAATGGAGGTAGTATACATggaattttaataaatatttaattgttcaAAAGATAGTCAATGATTCATGGAATTTtgaaatatacatattttttcttttattaatatttctctTTGTTATTCATATTTGTAAACCTTGAAAAAACCCAGGAATGTGTTATCCTGCAGAAATTTCTAAGGTAAATAGTAAAagaaactatttaaaaaaaaagttttgtaaaTGAAGATGAATAACACCGAAGAgattaaatgaaaacaatttttttactatgAAAAAgtataggattaaatatgtttttgatcccttaatttttattaaaaattagaattagtctctCTTTGAAACTTTAGACTAATTTAGTCTCTTATCTTTAAAActgtatgaatttagtctttttaatcaaattttgttaattttatttgaggttttaaatgtatttctcaattaacattgaagaaaaaaatgtgttaaacagtataaacttaacaaaaattggttaaaaaaactaaatcaacatatttttaaagttaaaagataaaattagatcaattctaatttttactaaaaattaagagattaaaaacatatttaactaaaaaataaatagttttagtTATATTAACGTGTGAGCATGATGAACAGAGTGGGACACCATGCTTTCACATTTCTGAAACAGATATTGCTTTATGCTGTTACCCTTACTTCAACATATTCAACTGTAAAATTCATAACTTCATTGAAGGGTCCCATTTAGCACAGACAAAATGAACCCTTTCTAAAGATATTCTTTCACTTCTACATAAAGATCTTGTTAAAATCTTCAAAGTAATTTAGTTTTCCACACTTTTTTCACACTTTTTTCAGAAGTTTAAGTGTAACGTTGAAATGTAAATCCATAGAAGCATATGTGCAAAAAACACTTCAATATCAAAATTAGATTAATGTTTgataattaacaataaatataggAGTAAATGCACATAACTTCTTTACCTGAAATATCTAAAATctctatttataagttttaaaaagaattttttttattaatgttaacaTAATTAcgtcttaattatatataatttataatttacttttaaattgattaacatTGATATTGATTAATGTATTCAGTCTAATTCATGACTGATCGATTTATTTGAAGTTCATCGTTTCTTTAAGTTTAAGTATTTTCCACAAAAAAACATGGTAATGTCAACTGAactatatgaaaaatgatactttgattaTATGACAAAATTTTGACACTAATGAAGTGTCAGTTTTTCATTGGttgaagtttaaaaataaaaaaaaataacagatcAATTAAATACTTATACGTCAATAGTATCAAAATTTTGTCATGTCAGAGgagtcaaagtatcatttttcgAACTATATAtctattaaattcaatttattttactcTCTTTAACAAAACAACTTGAAATTTTTACGTAAGATGTATAAATGGTTTAAATTGTAGGATAAGAAAGTtttcttattacttttattaatgaCAACAAAGATATAGCAATACtgataaattattcattatgtattttttttaatatataattgattatgatttGTGTCTCCTAACATGCTattctttttttacaaatacAATGTCcgtgtaaaaaattataattatttttatgtaatgttATGTTAATTAGATGTGTTATATGTAAATACGAGGCAACAGTTTTCCCCCAAAACgattgaattaatttgttttcactaaatcaaattaaaaatgtaaactaataaaaatcaaataatttaatttgcaaAAGATAGAATGTTCTAAGCACCTGGAATATAGTTTAGTTTGATAGGATTGTGTAGGTGGAATAAGATAAACCATGCTCTATGAAATTATTGTCTTCTTTAAATtcagaaatcaaaatcaaataaataaatgaaaccaTGCCAAAAAGGAAGTATTTTATCTGAAAAAGAAATGTGctatttatgatataaaatgGAAGTTATATAGTTCTATTATAGTTTACAAATTTTATgaactaaatttaattacatttcttTAACTATAAAATATGAATTCAGTAAACTGAAGTGGCAATAGAGAAGTAGCAATAAATAGCAATGCCAGCTAAAAGGAAGAAGGAGAGTGGGTCCTGAATAAAGGAGCAAGTGGCCTAAATTTTAAAGgcacattaaattttagttCATTATCATGCACTATGAATGAGAGGACAAAGTGCTCTTAGCAACTCACTCATTTCACATTCTAGTTGACCcttttaatatatcaattttacGTTGCTTAATGGATTAAgaagtttaaatttttctaattaaaattaacataacatgttaatttaaataattataatttttatattttaatatttaaaaaatacaaaaatcatttttaagtaTGATGGGTCTTTACTTACGGAAAAAATACAACAGACATtgtcataataatattataaatgttgtTCCAAAAAAGGTTGAGAATAGTTTTTAGtgattttggaccaatcacaggatgtcacgtagatgatgttcaaatgttgtcaaaaaaatattgtctaaatatcattatccgttTGTGatcattccaaaataaaaagtgtttttttaacaatttttgttaACAACATTTTGACAATGTATATATGGTAACtcgtttaaaatattttttaaaaataaattcaaacatattaataaaataatgacatgtaaccgttgtaaaaaaattgttataaaaaagttgttagcATGTGTTATTTCAAAATACACAACTTTTTCTCATTCTTCTATTTACCTTATTCTAttcctttttatatttctttcttacaatattatatatatatatatatatatatatatatatatatatatatttttacctttttagagttatttattagttttgatgtcttcataaatttttttgaaaaatttcttaaGACTTACTTAACACacaataaataagtttttaaagataataaatttacatGTCTcgaaaaaaattttattttacaaaatccaaatatttaagacatttaaatttatgaatcttgtttaattttatattttttatataataggaaacttaaacttatatttaaattttctttttaattatcttttaagtaGAAAATCACTAATATTAATCTACACATACtttagtttataataataaaataataaagtagaGTTGATAgtgtttaaatatgtttaacgAATGAGTGGATTAAGAATGTTTTTATACAATGTTGTAGTTTGAGGTATATGAATATGAAAGTGTGAGATAGTTTGGTATAAAGCAAGTTGAGTTTGGTTAGCTGGTGAAATGGCATGACACTGCCACTTGCTAATACATCTATTTGACAGCAACTATATGCAAACGTGCTTCCAAACAACTTGCCAAACGCCACACTTTCACTGTcaagatattaaatattttttttattttttatttttgtcttgagacATTTAGGTTATATAAGTCTAGGCTGGTCTCCTGGGTCAGTCTCTTTTTTCTcaactaataattatataattgaaaaataggAGTGATActgttttattgaaataatttaataaaaaaagagaaaatttatttcattgatgagatttcaattttaaatattttttatttttatttgtttaaaacaGATTGAAATGGGTTTATATCAGTAGTGAATTTAATTGGTTTGTAAAACATACACTAAAATTGGacgaaaataaaagagataagaaataaaataaaatttaaatgtatttgttttaatatatgtgtgttttatGCATTTAATAATTCCTACAATGTTTGAGAGTTCAGATCTAAAGTGGTCTTAATATATGGTTTAAAAACGACGAGGTTTATTATTGTATatgtttatttcaaatatatttgaattctataattaataatttatttttaaatttttcaagtaACTCggcttataaaatttaaaatgtattatttatttatttataatgtataattagtataaaatgtattatttatttatttataatgtataattagaaatttaattttgtgttttacaGGTTtagtcaaaaatataaatttatacatattaGGTTGtacattctaaaatataaatatatacattagGTTGtatattctaaaacataaatttatactctaaaataaaaaaaaaatatatatttca
Coding sequences within:
- the LOC106759365 gene encoding probable WRKY transcription factor 3 isoform X2 gives rise to the protein MSKVLESPFGMSHQQALAQVTAQAVLAQSHMHMQADYQMHPVTAPTEPPVQQPSFALNEASEQQIVPSVSEAKNAQLETSDISQADKKYQLASQAIDKPADDGYNWRKYGQKQVKGSEYPRSYYKCTHLNCLVKKKVERAPDGHITEIIYKGQHNHEKPQANRRVKDNSDSNGSAIVQPKSESNSQGWVGQQVNKFSENIPDCSVPESDQISNQGAPRQLLPGSSGREEVGDVDNREEADDIEPNPKRRNTDLAVSEVPLSQKTVTEPKIIVQTRSEVDLLDDGYRWRKYGQKVVKGNPHPRSYYKCTSAGCNVRKHVERASTDPKAVITTYEGKHNHDVPAARNSSHNTANSNSMPLKPHNVVPEKHPLLKDMDFGSNDQRPVHLRLKEEQIIV
- the LOC106759365 gene encoding probable WRKY transcription factor 4 isoform X1 translates to MSTPNADSGTAPHPRPTITLPPRPSAEAFFSAAGGASPGPMTLVSSFFGSDAAADCRSFSQLLAGAMASPMAFSATVADNSGKDDDGPHKGFKQSRPMNLVIARSPVFTVPPGLSPSGFLNSPGFFSPQSPFGMSHQQALAQVTAQAVLAQSHMHMQADYQMHPVTAPTEPPVQQPSFALNEASEQQIVPSVSEAKNAQLETSDISQADKKYQLASQAIDKPADDGYNWRKYGQKQVKGSEYPRSYYKCTHLNCLVKKKVERAPDGHITEIIYKGQHNHEKPQANRRVKDNSDSNGSAIVQPKSESNSQGWVGQQVNKFSENIPDCSVPESDQISNQGAPRQLLPGSSGREEVGDVDNREEADDIEPNPKRRNTDLAVSEVPLSQKTVTEPKIIVQTRSEVDLLDDGYRWRKYGQKVVKGNPHPRSYYKCTSAGCNVRKHVERASTDPKAVITTYEGKHNHDVPAARNSSHNTANSNSMPLKPHNVVPEKHPLLKDMDFGSNDQRPVHLRLKEEQIIV